The window CCACATCCAAAAGTCCCAGTCCCAATCACCCTAGAAGCCTGCAACAAAAACCCAAAACCTCTCAACCCCAACACGTGTCACAACGCCAACTCAATAGCACCGAAACCTCACTGCCTCACCTGGTGGTGCTCGATTTTGGTGGCGGTGTTGTTCCACGTCAGCACAGTCTCCTCCGGGCGCAGACCCGCGAGTGTGATGAGGTTCTTGGTCTTGGGGACGTACACCGGCTGCCGGTAGGTGCCGGGACTGATACGAATCACAGTGCGACACGTGTTGCATAGAGGCACGGCGTCGATGGCCTCCTGTACGGTGAGATAGTCACCGGAGCCGTCCTGTGACACAGTTATTGACACATAGGCCGACATTTTGAGGGGGTTAATGTGAGTACGATGAGAAGTGGGTGTGTTGTTTATAAGTGAGTTTCTAAAAATAGGAGGTGGACTTTAGAGACTGTCTTGACTTGCATGTTAGAGTTTGGGGCGATGAGATCGATAGCGGAGATAAGACGTAGAGATAGACCTGACAGGGACCGATTTATACAGATGAGTAATGTCAATCATGGTCCTTGGAATCTTGCACTCCATTTTCATTTTCATTTTCTAAATTCTAGAAGTAAATAACTAAACAATATTCTAAACTATCAAAATTATTATAATTTCATTAGCAAATTTGATTACGAGTAATAACCATCCAATAAAAAAGAAGAGAGAGATAAGGGGAGAGAGAGAGAGAGTTGATCATTATCATATATGGGTGGTTGTAACTGGATGGTCATGGTGGTCATCAAATTTGCTGGTTGGCAAATTTGATTCTAATTTCATTTGCGATGCGTATTTATGTGTAAAACATTGGTAATTAGAAATAACATGTCATGTTATCTGGTAAAGTTGATCCATTTTATATGCTTTCTCTATAAATAGTAACGTCTACACGTAAATTTCACATATCAATGTCAATTTAGACAAAAAATTAATAATGACCCAGCGCAAATTTTGTAGGTGTTGCTTTTGTCAACACTTTCATTGTCCATAGAAATTGAAAATTCAAGAGCCGATCTCACATTCTTTTCTTCTTGTCAAAATCTGTAAACAAAAATTTGTATCATCGTTATCTTTGTAGCTGTAAATTGATGACGCATTACCACACATACTATACATCGAATTAGGATGGGGCTGACGACTTTGATTCGTATGATCCAACACTGTATGAAGGTGGATACGACATGGGATTGATTTACGGACGTCCTCTACCGCCCACGGAAGAGATATGTTATCATCACTCGGCATCTTCGGCAAATGATAACAGCTACGACTCACCAAAGTTCGAGTCATCAGACACGAAGGCATATGAAGAAAACAAGTTGAAATCTGAATACAAAAGTTATATCCGACGATCACATGAGACAAAGCTTGAAAGTTCATATGTGAAACAAGATCAAGAACAAACAAAACCACAAGAAAGCCAAGAGAGTTCTGGTGAATCTAACAAGGAGGAAGAGCGTACTCTGGCTGGTGAAGGAGCCTATGGTCGTAAGAAAGTAAGAACTGAGAACCAAAACCTTACATTAACTACTTGCATTGCAATTTAGAAATATACATTGAATGAATTTAACTGACTATTAAGTGTAATGATTACCAGAAAAACTCAAGATGGTGGCGATCCACGTCGTGTTGTAGCAGCAACGGAGCAATTCAATGACGGACGTCAACCGGAATGTCTTTGCCCCGGTGGTGTTCATTGACGACACTTGTTCAATTCGTTTTGTTATAATTTCATATCCCATGTACATTTGTTACATTATTTCCTGTTAAACTCATTGATTGTTACAAGGTACCATATCTCTCTAACACTTGTTACAAACTTGTGTTTGAGGAACCATAATGGAAAACTTGATCATCTTTGTAATGCAAAATATTCATGACCAGGAAATGTAATGATATCGGCGAATGTTAATCCCACTAACTTAGTGAGCCGTTTGTTGTTAGAGACGCTTATCCTCGATCACATCGGCATGGGCAAGACCAACCAGTAATTACCTGTATCATTTCATTACTTCGTTTTGATCTTCCAAGTTTCAAATACTTGAGTGTCTAGGTGGTTGGGGATGCACCTAGTGAGGCATTTGGTTATCTCATGTGTGACATTATTTGTATGCTCGCTATTGACTGTATGATCAAGATCAACCAAGACATAATGTAGTGTTTGTGGACATTAAGCAGTCCCCATTTGGGTTGTCGAAACAATGGAGTGTTTGTGGACATTTACTTATAATGAAAGTTATGACCCTATCTATGGAAAAATTAGAAATACAACCGTAAAAAGAATTTGTTTAAGATTTTAGAGTGTCGTGACTATCGTCAATTGAAAAGGATCTGTAGAATCTTAGTCTTAATGACACATTAATACTATGAGACTACATACATTTGAAGAAAGTATATAATATCGGCAAAGTTTTACACGTTTTGGCCGAGATACGATGTTACAACATATTGCCAATGTTGTTTTTCATTGAAATAATCTCGACCCTACATTCTCACCCTTATAAAAAAAATGATTTTTAAGAAATATCACAAGTGATATATTTTAAAATCTTGACACGATTCTTTCTTAAAATGTTTCAAATTTTAAAAATTAAATAAATTTACAATGGTATCAAGATCCGTCGATTAGAGCACTTACTAAGAGCATGATTTATTTATTTATTTAAAAAAAAACAATTTAATGTTTAATTTCGCGTCTATCTTTGCCGACATAAACATCGAGTATAGACGGTTTCCTTTTTCTATTTCTATTTCCCCTTTCCTTTTTATCGATATAATTGTATTTTTTCGGAATTATCGGTCATTACAGATCCAGATAAGCTCACCACGTGTCTTTTCACCAAAGGTCCAGCATGGCGCGGCAATACAAAATCCTCACTATAAAAATCCCTCCCCCAAAATCCCACTCCACACTGTCTCTCTCATCAATTCAACAATTTCCGATCACCCCAAAACGATGCCGTACTACTCGCACAATCGCGAAGACGAAGTCCACGACTTCGACGAGTACGATCCGACCCCCTACGGCGGCGGATACGACCAAGCCCTCACCTACGGCCGCCCCCTCGCGCCTTCCGAGGAGACTTGCTACCCCAGCTCCTCCGCCCCCGACGACCAGGACGACTACGAACGCCCCGATCTCTCCTCCTACAGAGAGCCCTCCGCCTACGCCGACGAGGCTCTCAACAACGAGTACAGCAGCTACGAGCGTCGCAAGCCGCGACCCGGATTCGGTGGAGGTGGAAGACCCGATCATGACGGCGGTGAAGGTGGAGGAGAGTATGGATCTAGGCCTGGTAGGCCGCAGTATGGATCCGCGGAGCCTCAATCGGAGTATGGATCCAGGCCCGGTCGGCCTCAGTATGGATCCGAGGAGCCTCAATCGGAGTTTGGATCCGGTTACGGGCGAAAGCCGGAGTATCAGGCGCCTGAATCGGACTTTGGATCGGGTTTCGGGCGAAAACCGGAATATCAGGCGCCCGAATCGGAGTTTGGATCGGGTTATGGGAGGAAACCGGAGTACGAAGCGCCGGAACCGGAGTTTGGATCCGGATATGGAAGGAAACCCGAGTTTGAAGGCGGGCCAGGTTATGGCCGGAAGCCGAGTTATGGAGAGGAGGAGAGCGGTGGTTCATCACCGCCGAGGAGGCCTGGGTTTGGAAGGCCTGGTGGTTATGGAGAGGAGGAGACTGAGGAGAAGCCTAGTTATGGGAGGAGTGAGTATCAGGAGCCGCCGAGGAGGCCGAGTAGCTATGAGACGCCAGAGACTGAGGAGTATGGGAGGCCTAAATATGGCAGGCCTGGCTATGAGACACCTGAGACTGAGGAGTTCGGGAGGCCGAGTTATGGAAGAGGTGAGGAGCAGGAGTACCGCAAGCCTAAGCCTAGCTATGGGCGTGGCAGTGATGATGAGGATTCTGAGCGCCGTCATCAGAGGCGTGGCAGTGATGATGAGGATTCTGAGCGTCGTCATCAGAGGCGTGGTAGTGATGATGAGGACTCTGAGCATCGTCGGGGACATGGTGGAGAGGGCTATGGCCGCAAGAAATATGTGAGAATCTCAGACTTTAAATGTCCTTTACAGTTTTTGCGCCTTCATAATGTTTGTGTTGTTAGTGTTTTGCTTTGCACATTAGTGTCTGCATTTCCTGTTCTTGATGAGTTTCCTTAGATAACTTCTGGAGTATTGGGGTGTTGAGGCGTAGAGTTAGCTCATCAGGAAATAGCTTGTTAACAGTGAATTATGTACTTAGTAGTATAGTACATTTGCAACGTCTTATATATAGACTAATGTAGCAGTTTACATCAGCGACATGTTGCCTTATATGATTCAGTTGAAGATTGTATATGACTTTATGAAGGAATTAGACCTTAGAGTTTGGTCAATGCACGTGAGTTGAATTATGATGGTTTGATCATCAATTGATGCGATTTTCTGTCAGACACATTTTCCTTTCCCTTGAGGTTTCTTGTTCCTCTGTTCTTTTTACTAGTTGAACTTGATAATAGCTGTAGGCAGTTCCAAGGAACATTTTGTTCTCAATCGTGTCTCAACAAGCTTTAAAATGACTATTGGTCTGTTATGTTTCTATGTCCTGAACAACTTTATTGTCTGGATTCTTTGGATAAATTATTCTTGAAAACCATCGAGTCTGTTGCAAATCCTCTTGGCTGCAGAATCTAATAGATGTATACAGATAAACGCAGAATGTTAGTTGGGTTTCTGGTAGAACAAATGGAAATGTCCGCTCTTTCCTTTTCCTTCATTGTAGTTCTTTTCTCTTATTTTGATCTCATTTTTTGTTTATGGCAGGGAAATGACGACTCAGATGATGATGAAGAGAAAAAGGAACGTCGCCACCACCATCGTAAGAGCTATGATGATGAATGATCAGAATACTGATCATCTTATTGATGGGATTCAGGCCATATTGAGCTCCTAAATACGGGTTGATGCGTGTTTGGATTATATTACGACTTTGCATTCCTTTAAGTGGCTTTATGTTACATGTTTGGATTCCTTTGAGTGACTTTATGTTACATGTGTGAGTTTCTAAACTCTCTCTAAGGCATTTGCCTGTTCAAACTCAAGTATGTGTGTTTTGTTTCGAAATAAAATCCCAGACCTCTGGGGAGTGTCCTTTATCATATGCAATTATTTTAGATAAGATGCCCCATTGTTTCACTTGTGTTATATGGACTTGAGACATTTCCATTTATGAAGAACACAGAAGCAGAAGATATAGGACTATGATCAAGATTTTGAGGTGCCATAATTTAAACTTTATAGACTGAAGTACATAGTATGCCCAAGGATTAAAATCTCTGCGATATATCCGATATATCCTCCGATATCTCCCTTTTTCGAATGACCGATATATTTTTAGGGGTCAAAATCTTATCTTCCATCGTATCTACGATATTTTCCCGATATTTAGGAAATATCCTCAAATATCACCAATATTTAGGAAATATCTCTGACATTTATGATATTTTTGATATATCACTGACATATTAAAAAAATATCTGTAAAAAATTGAAATGTTATCCGGAAGAGAAGTAACTAATTCCCTCGAGGTGTATCCCAATGACGAGTGGTGGTCTCGACTTGAAACTGCAACTGCCAATGGAATCAACGTACAAAGGGTATTATCTGAAGAAGTTGTTGGAAACCCAGAAGATAATTTAGACAGTGATGATGCATGGGGCGGCATAGCAACTCCGGATAGTTCAGATGATGATGAAGATGGTGGAAGCGGAAAAGGTGGTGGAAATACTGGCACCGGGTTTGTATATGGACAATCTTCTACAGTTGGTGAATTGAACAATTTTTCATCTGAAGAAAATTACGATCATGTCTCCCATGATCATGGCTATAGAAGTACTAGGTATGGAGCGCAAGAGGATACCATGTATGGGATGAGGACTAGAGGTCCAAATGATGATCAAGATGTTGCTTCAGTTGCGCTAAGTTTTGATTCTATCAGTTTAGATAGTGAGACTGGAACCTCAAATGAATCCCAAGAAGGCAACAATCAATATGGCTATAATGTTTATGGCTATAATCAATGCGCGGAAGTCAGTGATTAGTCATCCAGTTTTCATCATCCTTACTATCCACTTATAAGGGAAACAGTCGGCAGCTCCAAAGACATATATAATTATCATATTCAACACTATAATTTGTACTATATGAGTCATATGTCTTGGTCTGATTATTGTACTTTTGTGGATCAGCGTGTGTCTTATGACTCTTATCAACAACCTAGATTCTCATTCTGGATGTAGATGAAGTTGATATTTGTAATATTTATATATAAATCCAATAAATTAAATATTTCAGAAAAAAAATTCTTCCCAAAATACCGATATTTTTTTCCCGGGTTTCCCCGATATATCTGAAATCTCCTTTTTTCAACGAACCGATATATCTACCGATACCGATATTTTAATCTTTGAGTATGCCCACTATCCGTATACACTCTATACCCATTTCCCCAGTATAGTACAATCGCCATACTTTGTTCTGAAACTTGGCTCTTTATCTCCATTTGGAATGGCTGACCTCTGAAGATTGACAAACACCATATGAAACTTCAACAGTTAAATGTACTTTCCCGTCCTGATGAACGTTCATCTCTACCCGGCAATAGTTCCTCTGGCTAGCAATCTTCAACTCTTCGACTCGGGCTGCATTTCATCCAGCTCTGCACTGCTATGTTTGATGACCAAGGCATCCTGAATTGCTACTCCTGTTTGAATGTTTGATTATAAAGTCTCTGAATCTTGGTCTAATTTCCTGTGTATCCTTGGTAGTCAGTTTTCCACATTAGCTGCTGAATTCATTCAATTTCCATCTTGGTCTCTAAGATCCATAACCATCAATGCAGGAGGTAGGTATGTGCAGTTCTGCGGAAGCATTTGGATGTAAGCCTTATGCTCCGACCCAACTTCTTCCGGGAGTCTTACTAGCACCATTATCCATCATTGTCTGCCTCATATCATTAGCTTCTGCCATCCTTCCTGCTGCAACATAAATATCGCGAAGGAGAATATAGTATCCACCTTCATCCGGTTTCAGCTCTATTAGCCTCTTTACAACCTTCTCACCCATATCAACATCGCCATAAGATCTACAAGCTGCAAGCAGTGTTCCCCAAACAACATCGTTACCTGGAATCGGCATGCGACTAATTAATCTGTATGCTTCCTCCAATCGCCCTGCCTTGCCTAACATATCTGCCACACACCCATAATGCTCAATGCAAGCCTCGATTCTGTACTCCCTTTGCATTCTCTCAAATAGCCTGAGCCCTTCATCCACCAACCCTTTGTGTGTATAAGCAACTAAAAGGGCCAAGAATGTGACCCCATCAGGTGGAACACCAGCACTAACCATACACTCAAACAACCCAAATGCATCATCAGCATTGCCA of the Fragaria vesca subsp. vesca linkage group LG6, FraVesHawaii_1.0, whole genome shotgun sequence genome contains:
- the LOC101308988 gene encoding uncharacterized protein At5g39570-like isoform 4, translating into MPYYSHNREDEVHDFDEYDPTPYGGGYDQALTYGRPLAPSEETCYPSSSAPDDQDDYERPDLSSYREPSAYADEALNNEYSSYERRKPRPGFGGGGRPDHDGGEGGGEYGSRPGRPQYGSAEPQSEYGSRPGRPQYGSEEPQSEFGSGYGRKPEYQAPESDFGSGFGRKPEYQAPESEFGSGYGRKPEYEAPEPEFGSGYGRKPEFEGGPGYGRKPSYGEEESGGSSPPRRPGFGRPGGYGEEETEEKPSYGRSEYQEPPRRPSSYETPETEEYGRPKYGRPGYETPETEEFGRPSYGRGEEQEYRKPKPSYGRGSDDEDSERRHQRRGSDDEDSEHRRGHGGEGYGRKKYVRISDFKCPLQFLRLHNVCVVSVLLCTLVSAFPVLDEFP
- the LOC101308988 gene encoding uncharacterized protein At5g39570-like isoform 1, encoding MPYYSHNREDEVHDFDEYDPTPYGGGYDQALTYGRPLAPSEETCYPSSSAPDDQDDYERPDLSSYREPSAYADEALNNEYSSYERRKPRPGFGGGGRPDHDGGEGGGEYGSRPGRPQYGSAEPQSEYGSRPGRPQYGSEEPQSEFGSGYGRKPEYQAPESDFGSGFGRKPEYQAPESEFGSGYGRKPEYEAPEPEFGSGYGRKPEFEGGPGYGRKPSYGEEESGGSSPPRRPGFGRPGGYGEEETEEKPSYGRSEYQEPPRRPSSYETPETEEYGRPKYGRPGYETPETEEFGRPSYGRGEEQEYRKPKPSYGRGSDDEDSERRHQRRGSDDEDSERRHQRRGSDDEDSEHRRGHGGEGYGRKKYVRISDFKCPLQFLRLHNVCVVSVLLCTLVSAFPVLDEFP
- the LOC101308988 gene encoding uncharacterized protein At5g39570-like isoform 2, with the translated sequence MPYYSHNREDEVHDFDEYDPTPYGGGYDQALTYGRPLAPSEETCYPSSSAPDDQDDYERPDLSSYREPSAYADEALNNEYSSYERRKPRPGFGGGGRPDHDGGEGGGEYGSRPGRPQYGSAEPQSEYGSRPGRPQYGSEEPQSEFGSGYGRKPEYQAPESDFGSGFGRKPEYQAPESEFGSGYGRKPEYEAPEPEFGSGYGRKPEFEGGPGYGRKPSYGEEESGGSSPPRRPGFGRPGGYGEEETEEKPSYGRSEYQEPPRRPSSYETPETEEYGRPKYGRPGYETPETEEFGRPSYGRGEEQEYRKPKPSYGRGSDDEDSERRHQRRGSDDEDSERRHQRRGSDDEDSEHRRGHGGEGYGRKKYNGNDDSDDDEEKKERRHHHRKSYDDE
- the LOC101308988 gene encoding uncharacterized protein At5g39570-like isoform 3 encodes the protein MPYYSHNREDEVHDFDEYDPTPYGGGYDQALTYGRPLAPSEETCYPSSSAPDDQDDYERPDLSSYREPSAYADEALNNEYSSYERRKPRPGFGGGGRPDHDGGEGGGEYGSRPGRPQYGSAEPQSEYGSRPGRPQYGSEEPQSEFGSGYGRKPEYQAPESDFGSGFGRKPEYQAPESEFGSGYGRKPEYEAPEPEFGSGYGRKPEFEGGPGYGRKPSYGEEESGGSSPPRRPGFGRPGGYGEEETEEKPSYGRSEYQEPPRRPSSYETPETEEYGRPKYGRPGYETPETEEFGRPSYGRGEEQEYRKPKPSYGRGSDDEDSERRHQRRGSDDEDSERRHQRRGSDDEDSEHRRGHGGEGYGRKKYGNDDSDDDEEKKERRHHHRKSYDDE